A window of Desulfuromonas soudanensis genomic DNA:
AGTGGCAGGGGGTGCTGGAAATTTCCGGAGTGCCGGATCCCTTTGAGAAATAAGGATCCGCAAACCGGTTCCTTTAACGCCCAGGGCACCAAGTCGTCCGTGAGTCCTGTCGAAAGTTGACGGGGCAATGTTTTGAGTTGAAGAATAGGTAATCACCTATAATGCGTGGCCGCGAATTTCTTCGCGGCGGGGTTTCTTTGGAGGAATCATGAACAGGTTCATCAAAATTTCCGCAATTGTCGCCGGAGCCGTCGTCGTCCTGATCGTCGCCCTGATCGTTCTCGCCCAGGTCCTCATTACCCCGGAGAGGGTCAGGGAAACCGTCCTCCCACTGGCCGAAAAGGCCCTGCACCGCAAGGTCGCCCTCGGCGAAATCGACGTCAGCCTCTTTTCGGGGATTTCCATACAGGACATCCGGGTCCAGGAAAAGGCGGGGGAGGAGGATTTTGTCGCCGCCGACCGCATTGTGCTGCGTTACCGCATCTGGCCCCTATTTTTCCTGCGGGTGGTGGTCGACGAGGTGCGGCTCGAGGGACCGAAGATTCGCATCGAGCGACTGGCCGACGGCAGCTTCAACTTCAGCGATCTGACGGCCCCCGCCTCCGCGGAGACTCCGGCACCGAAGGAAGAACCGGCATCGGAAAATGGGAAGGAGATCAGCCTGTTGGTGGCCAGAGTCGTCGTCAGCGGCGGCGAGATCCTCTTTTTCGATCATGCAGCCGGAGCCGCCACCCCCTATCGCTACCAGCTCAGCGACCTCGCCCTGGAGGCCAGCGACATCTCCCTGGACCGTCCCTTCCCCTTTTCCGTCAAAGTGCTGTTGAACGGCTCGGTCCTGACGCTGGACGGCGAAGCAAACGTGGCCGAGGGAAGCGGCAAGGTGAAGGTCAATCTTGCGGGTCTTGACGTCACGGCTTTTGCCCCCTACTACCGCAGCGCCATTCCGGGGGATCTCGAGGGGCTCAAGCTGAGTCTCGATGTCGTCGCCGAGAAAGGAGCTGGGAAGCTCTCCTCCAAGGGGTCGGTGGTTGTCAAGGAGCTCGACCTGATTCTCGATGCCATGAAGGAGAGCCCGCTGCGCGACGCCAGGTTCAATCTCGACTACGCCCTCGATGTCGACCTGGCCGCCAAGACCCTGACCCTCGGAGCGAGCCGGGCGGTCCTTAACGGGATCGTTGCCGAGTTTGACGGCACGGTGAGCGCCTATGATGTGAAGCCGCTTCTCGACCTGAACCTCGCCCTGCCGGGGCTCGACCTGCGCCGCACCCTGGCCGCCCTCCCTGATAACCTCGTTGCCGCGGCCAAGGGGATGGATCCCGCCGGGACTGTTGACGCCAAGGTTCATCTGTACGGAACCCTCGAGGATCCAGGCAAACTCCTCAAGGACGGCGAGGTGAGCCTGACGGATGTGGCGGTCAGCGCCGGCGGGATGCGCCCGGCGCTCAGCGGTCGCATCCATCTGTCGGGGGATACCCTGCAGACCGAGAAACTGCAGCTTAAAATCGGCGACAACCTTCTTCAGGTCGATCTGCAGGGTAAAAATCTCTTTGGCGATCCGGTGGTCCTTTCCAGTCGCATCACCGCCGACAAGCTTCTTGTCGACCCGCTCCTCGGCCCCCCCCCGACAGCGGCGGCAGAGGCCGCTCCGGCCACCAGGGACGCGGCTCAGGCCGAGGAGCTCGGGCCCCTGGCGATCCCCCTCAGGGCCAGCGGCGAGGTTCGGGTCCAGCAGGCGCTCTATAAGGGGCTGGTCATCGACGCCCTGGCCCTCGATTGGCGTCTGGAGAAAAATGTCCTGACGGTGGAGAAATTGACCGGAACTCTGGCCGGAGGGACTTTCACGCAGAATGCCCGGGTCGATCTCGGCAAGAAGGGGCTCGTCTACACGACCGCACTGGAGCTCAAGGGAGTCCAGGCCGATCCCCTGGTGACCGCTTTTGCCCCCAAATCCGCTGGGACCCTCTTCGGCAACCTCGATCTGACGGCCCGCTTCGACGGGCGGGGAACCCTGGCCGAAACGGTGAAGAAAAATCTTTCAGGGAAGGGACGTTTTGCGCTCGCCGAGGCCCGCCTCACCGGTTCGGGGATCGCCCGGGGGCTTTCGGATTATCTCCAGCTCGAAGAGTTGCGGGATGTACGCTTTGCCAAGGCCGAGGGGGAGTTCACCATCGAACAGGGACGGGTCAAGGTCGCCGCCGATTTTGGCGGGAGTAAACTGCGGCTTTCTCCCCGGGGGAGCGCCGGCCTCGACGGTAACCTCGATCTGGTTCTCGATACCCGCCTTTCCCCTGAGTTGACCGGCAAGCTCGACAGCCATGGCAAGGTCAGCGGCTATTTCAAGGACGCGCAGGGGTGGGGACAGGTGCCCCTGAAGCTCTCCGGAACCGTTGCGGCCCCGCGCTTCACTCTCGACGCTTCGGCGGTCAAGGGACAGGTCAAGGAAAAGGCCCGGGAGCAGTTGCAGAAGACGCTGGAGAAGAAGCTCTTCAAGAAAGGGACTCCTGCCGAGCCGGGGACCCCGGAAAGCCAGGATCCCGCCAAAAAGGCCCTCGATGACGCCCTCAAGGGGTTGTTCGGCCGTTGACATGTTCTGTTTTTTCGTGGTAGAGGTGCCCCAAAAAAAACAGGAGCTTGCCACATGACCGGAATGGAAGACTACAGTGGATTTGAGGTGATCAGGGCCGCCATGGAAGTTGAGAAGAACGGCCACCGTTTCTACTCGACCATGGCGCAAAAAGCCAAGAGCGAAATTGCCAGGGAGATCTTCGCCTGGCTGGCCCAAGATGAGGTGGCCCACCTCAAAACCCTCGAGGATCTCGTCCCGCAATACCAGGAGGGGGCCTTCTGGGACGATGAGGAGATTTTTCTCCCCTACCTGCGGCGCTTCTCAGACAGCGAAATCTTCCCCTCCGCCGAGCGCCTGGAGAAAGTCCTGCAGTCGGGGGATAGCGACTTTAAAGCCCTCGACCTGGCTATCGAGGCCGAGGAAAAATTCGCCGCCTACTTCCACAAGGCCGCGATCCACGCCCGCACCCGCGAAGGGAAGGACGCCTTCGCCTGGCTCGCCGGCGAAGAGGACCGTCACGCTGCAGTCCTCAAGGAGCGCAGGGCCAAGCTCCAGGCCGCCTGAACGCAACAGTTTCGGTTCAAAAAAGAAAAGGGGCGTCCTGAGGGACGCCCCTTTTCTTTTTGTCTCACGCCCCCTTCTGCGGAGGGTCTTTGCCGAATAACTTGAGGAGGAGCAATATCCCCGGGAAAAGATGGAAAAGGAGGTCGAAGATGTCGACGGGCCGGCTCAGGGTCCCCTTAAAAAGCATGCGGATCTTCTCGAAGAGGTGCGGTTCGGGGACGAAGGGGGCCAGCCCGAGGAGAATCGAAAAGAGGATCAGGAGGGGGTAGGGGATCTCGTTCAGGATCGGCAGCTTCATCGATCGTCTCCGGGGGCTATTTCCCTGCTGAAACGGGTCTTTTCCGTGGCGCAGACCTCCCGTCCGGGGCAGTCGGCGCGCCTGCACGGTTCGACGTGAATCGTCACGTCAGAACCGCGAACCTCCTGCTCGATGCGCTTTTCCAGGTGATCGGCGATGTCGTGGGCCTCTTCCACCGAGAGGTGTTTGCAGACGGTCAGATGAAAGTCCATGATCTTTTGCGAACCGGCGCGGCGGGTGCGCAGGTTGTGGTAGTCGAGAAGATCCCCCTGGTGGGATTCGATCAGCCGCTGCACCTCCTGGCGCACCGCCTCGGGGAGCTCTTCGTCGAGGACGTCCCCCAGGCCGCGACGCACCAGGCGCAGGGCCTCGAAGAGGATGTAGCAGGCGACCAAGAGCGACAGCACCGGGTCGAGCCAGGGGATGTTGACGAAGTTGATCACCACCAGCCCCGCCAGAAGGGCGAGGTTGGTGTAGACGTCCATGGAAAAATGAAGGGAGTCGGCCTGCAGTGCCGAGGAGTCGGTTTCTCTGGCGACCCGGCGCAGGTAGCGGCTGATGCAGAAGGAGGCCAGGGCGCTGAAGAGGAGGACCGACATCCCCTGGCCGAGGCGTGCCAGGGCGACCCCCGAAGAGAGGCGTCGGATCGATTCGAAGATGATCCACCCGCCGGAGGACGCAATGACCAGAGCCTGGATAATGGTCGCCAGCGTTTCGTACTTGCCGTGGCCGAAGGGGTGCTTCTCGTCGGCGGGCTCTTCGGCCTTGTGGATTGCCAGATAGTTGATCCCCGACATGAAGATGTCGAGGAGCGAATCGATGGCCGATGAGAGGACCGCCAGGGAACCGGTCGTTATTCCGACCACGAGTTTAATGAGGGCCAGCCCGGTGGCGGTGGCCATCGAAAAGCGGGCGGCCCTGATTTTCGGGTTGAGTCTGTTCATCCCCGCATGCCCTCTGTCCCCGTGCGCCGTCAATCCTTCAGGGAGCATTCCTGCTCCCAGGCCAGATAGCCGTCGTTTTCGATAGCCCAGAAGGCCTCGATGCGCTCCCCGTAATAGTCGCGGTCGGCGCAGTCCTTCTCGATGTCGGCCAGCAGGGACTCGTCGACCAGGTTCACCTTCCGGCAGTAGCGGTAGAAGGCGAGGGTTCCGGAGAGAATGTCGCCGAGCTCGGCCAGGTTCGGTTCGAGAGTCCTGACGATATACCAGTTGCCGGCGAACTGCCGCAACCGTCCGGGACGGAGGGCGAAGATGTTCTCCTGGCGGTCGGGGATGACGAACTCCCGGAGGAAATAGTCGGCGCCATAGGCCAGGGCGCTGGCCTCCTCGGCGGTGCGACCCTCCTCGACGAGGTCGAGGTAGAAGGATTTGAGAAATTCCGAGCACAATCGGTCGACGCGAATTTCGTCTTGCAGATTCCGGACCTCGAACTGCTCGGGGGCAAAGAGCGCTTCCTGATCCTCTTTTACAGTATGATCGGACATGACACCTCCTGCAATGGGGCCTTTTATTAGCATCCGCGCGGTCGGCGGGTCAAGGGATTTTCCTACGGGATAAGGCTATTTACATCACCGGGGCGGTTTGTTAACATAACGCCTTCTTTAATCTTTACCGCCGGGGATTTTTTCGACCCGCGGCGGGAGCTCCCCTCAAGGATGGCCCTTTCATGAGCAGCACCACCCCCATGATGCGTCAGTACCTGGAAATCAAGTCCCAGTATCCCGACGCCATCCTCTTTTTTCGCCTCGGCGATTTCTACGAAATGTTTCTGGAGGACGCCGTCACCGCCTCCCGCGTTCTCGACATCACCCTGACCTGCCGCAACAAGGGGGCGGCCGAAGAGATTCCTCTCTGCGGCATCCCCTTTCACAGCTCCCAGCCCTATATCGCCCGCCTGGTGGAAAACGGCTACAAGGTCGCGGTCTGCGAACAGGTGGAAGACCCGAAAACGGCCAAGGGAATCGTCCGTCGCGAGGTGGTGCGGGTCGTCTCTCCCGGCCTGGTCCTCGACACCGAGTCCCTCAAGCCCAAGGAAAACAATTATCTGGTGGCCTTGGCCGAAGGCGACGCCGGCCGTTACGGTGTGGCGGTCCTCGACATCACCACGGGAGAGTTCCGTGTGACCGAAACCGCCGGCCTCGACGGAGTGCGCAGCGAACTCACCGCGCTCAACCCCCGGGAGGTCATGGTCGCCGACGGCGCCGAAGGGACTTCGCTGCGTCAGGGTCTTGCCGCCATCCTCGCCGGGCGCATGGTCAACCTCCTCCCCGAATGGACCTTCGAGAGCGACCGTGCCGCCGGGCTTCTCACCGACTTCTTTGCCTGTGGCTCGCTGGCAGCCTTCGGTTGCGCCGGACTCCCCGGCGCCGTCCGCGCCGCCGGCGCCATTCTCCATTACCTGCAGGAGACCCAGAAATACGATCTCGGCCATATCCGCCCCCTGGCGACCTATCATACCCGGGATTACATGGTCCTCGACGAGACCTCGCGGCGCAACCTGGAACTGACCGCCACTCTTCACGACGGCGGCAAAAAAGGTTCGCTTCTCGGGGTCCTCGACCGCACCGTCACCGCCATGGGAGGGCGAAGGCTGCGCCAGTGGATCAACCAGCCACTGGTGGATGTGGGACGGATTCAGGGGCGCCACCAGGCGGTGGCCGAAATGGTGGAGAAGAGCCTGCTGCGGGACGAGCTGCGCGCCGCCCTCGATGGCGTCTACGACCTGGAGCGTCTCAACGCCAAGATCGCCATG
This region includes:
- a CDS encoding AsmA family protein, yielding MNRFIKISAIVAGAVVVLIVALIVLAQVLITPERVRETVLPLAEKALHRKVALGEIDVSLFSGISIQDIRVQEKAGEEDFVAADRIVLRYRIWPLFFLRVVVDEVRLEGPKIRIERLADGSFNFSDLTAPASAETPAPKEEPASENGKEISLLVARVVVSGGEILFFDHAAGAATPYRYQLSDLALEASDISLDRPFPFSVKVLLNGSVLTLDGEANVAEGSGKVKVNLAGLDVTAFAPYYRSAIPGDLEGLKLSLDVVAEKGAGKLSSKGSVVVKELDLILDAMKESPLRDARFNLDYALDVDLAAKTLTLGASRAVLNGIVAEFDGTVSAYDVKPLLDLNLALPGLDLRRTLAALPDNLVAAAKGMDPAGTVDAKVHLYGTLEDPGKLLKDGEVSLTDVAVSAGGMRPALSGRIHLSGDTLQTEKLQLKIGDNLLQVDLQGKNLFGDPVVLSSRITADKLLVDPLLGPPPTAAAEAAPATRDAAQAEELGPLAIPLRASGEVRVQQALYKGLVIDALALDWRLEKNVLTVEKLTGTLAGGTFTQNARVDLGKKGLVYTTALELKGVQADPLVTAFAPKSAGTLFGNLDLTARFDGRGTLAETVKKNLSGKGRFALAEARLTGSGIARGLSDYLQLEELRDVRFAKAEGEFTIEQGRVKVAADFGGSKLRLSPRGSAGLDGNLDLVLDTRLSPELTGKLDSHGKVSGYFKDAQGWGQVPLKLSGTVAAPRFTLDASAVKGQVKEKAREQLQKTLEKKLFKKGTPAEPGTPESQDPAKKALDDALKGLFGR
- a CDS encoding cation diffusion facilitator family transporter; the protein is MNRLNPKIRAARFSMATATGLALIKLVVGITTGSLAVLSSAIDSLLDIFMSGINYLAIHKAEEPADEKHPFGHGKYETLATIIQALVIASSGGWIIFESIRRLSSGVALARLGQGMSVLLFSALASFCISRYLRRVARETDSSALQADSLHFSMDVYTNLALLAGLVVINFVNIPWLDPVLSLLVACYILFEALRLVRRGLGDVLDEELPEAVRQEVQRLIESHQGDLLDYHNLRTRRAGSQKIMDFHLTVCKHLSVEEAHDIADHLEKRIEQEVRGSDVTIHVEPCRRADCPGREVCATEKTRFSREIAPGDDR
- a CDS encoding ferritin family protein → MTGMEDYSGFEVIRAAMEVEKNGHRFYSTMAQKAKSEIAREIFAWLAQDEVAHLKTLEDLVPQYQEGAFWDDEEIFLPYLRRFSDSEIFPSAERLEKVLQSGDSDFKALDLAIEAEEKFAAYFHKAAIHARTREGKDAFAWLAGEEDRHAAVLKERRAKLQAA